A single window of Chitinophaga sp. XS-30 DNA harbors:
- the gndA gene encoding NADP-dependent phosphogluconate dehydrogenase yields MSNSLYDFGMIGLGVMGRNLLLNMADHGFAVIGFDKDTEKAKALETSASAGTRVKGVVALEEMISRLQRPRRVMMLVPAGKPVDDVLDALKLLLEPGDIVIDGGNSHYTDTLRRVTSTREAGFHFMGVGVSGGEQGARTGPSIMPGGDQEAYAHVKPMLEAISAKVEGEPCVAYLGKGAAGHYVKMVHNGIEYAIMQLISESYRLLKAAGLDNDRLHEVYKQWNEGEMQSFLLEITADIFLQPDDKSGLRLIDVISDKAGSKGTGKWTSQDAMDLGVPATVIDTAVAMRTISAFRDERLEAAAIYKEPEIPVPADQQLFISQVQDALQFATIMCYAQGMAMLHSASSALEMDIPLPQALKVWRGGCIIRSALLGTFYNAMQQAPGLPNLLLNETVAEMIKSREHNMRAVIVQAAQAGLPAAGFMAALSYFDAYRSERLPTNLVQAQRDYFGAHTYQRIDMPGSFHTSWQHH; encoded by the coding sequence ATGTCAAACAGCTTGTACGATTTTGGAATGATCGGTCTGGGCGTGATGGGGCGAAACCTCCTGCTCAATATGGCGGATCATGGGTTTGCCGTGATCGGCTTCGATAAGGATACAGAAAAGGCCAAAGCCCTGGAAACTTCCGCCTCCGCAGGCACCCGCGTAAAAGGGGTAGTAGCCCTGGAGGAGATGATCAGCCGGTTGCAGCGCCCCCGCCGGGTAATGATGCTCGTACCGGCCGGCAAACCGGTAGATGATGTACTGGATGCATTGAAACTTCTCCTGGAACCGGGAGACATCGTAATAGACGGAGGCAACTCTCACTATACCGATACCCTCCGCCGGGTGACCTCGACCCGTGAAGCCGGCTTTCACTTCATGGGCGTAGGCGTGTCCGGCGGCGAACAGGGCGCCCGCACCGGCCCAAGTATTATGCCGGGTGGCGACCAGGAAGCATATGCCCATGTAAAGCCCATGTTGGAGGCTATCTCCGCCAAAGTGGAAGGAGAGCCCTGTGTGGCTTACCTCGGCAAAGGCGCCGCAGGGCATTATGTGAAAATGGTGCATAATGGTATCGAATACGCCATCATGCAACTGATCAGCGAAAGCTACCGCCTGCTTAAAGCAGCCGGACTGGATAACGACAGGCTGCACGAAGTGTACAAACAATGGAATGAAGGGGAAATGCAGTCATTCCTCCTGGAGATCACTGCGGACATCTTCCTGCAGCCGGATGACAAATCCGGACTGCGCCTGATAGACGTGATCTCCGATAAAGCCGGTTCCAAAGGCACCGGTAAATGGACTTCCCAGGATGCCATGGACCTCGGCGTACCGGCTACCGTGATAGACACGGCCGTTGCCATGCGCACCATTTCCGCATTCCGCGATGAACGCCTGGAAGCCGCAGCCATTTATAAAGAACCGGAAATACCTGTTCCGGCGGATCAGCAACTATTCATCTCCCAGGTGCAGGATGCCTTGCAGTTCGCCACCATTATGTGTTACGCACAGGGCATGGCCATGCTGCACAGCGCCTCCTCCGCACTGGAAATGGATATTCCGCTGCCACAGGCTCTCAAGGTATGGCGCGGCGGCTGCATCATCCGCTCCGCCCTGCTCGGTACGTTCTACAACGCCATGCAACAGGCCCCGGGCCTCCCTAACCTGCTGCTGAACGAAACCGTAGCGGAAATGATCAAAAGCAGAGAGCATAACATGCGTGCCGTGATCGTACAGGCGGCACAGGCCGGACTGCCCGCAGCAGGGTTCATGGCCGCATTGTCCTATTTCGATGCCTACCGCAGTGAAAGGCTGCCTACCAACCTGGTGCAGGCGCAGCGGGATTATTTCGGCGCACATACTTATCAGCGTATAGACATGCCCGGTAGTTTTCATACTTCCTGGCAACACCATTAA